A window of Gasterosteus aculeatus chromosome 9, fGasAcu3.hap1.1, whole genome shotgun sequence contains these coding sequences:
- the tma16 gene encoding translation machinery-associated protein 16, translated as MPKPQKGNGKAADKVVHPYSRKAAYLAREEIRLKKKDRQRSDKATRLNGIGEKLLWFQEQLDPEKKTYSRKEACDLVERYLQRFDSELEQIELMNGIKGRQGRLHGAREAVIKQTIERERALYEGIGFEIPDIINGKHLKTFSEWTGDLKKLPNLKLRKVSNKGLETKNEEEDEREDAEEDENAEDDEEDDAEDDEQLDEKVLLSA; from the exons ATG CCGAAGCCTCAGAAAGGGAACGGAAAAGCCGCGGACAAGGTTGTTCATCCTTACAGCAGGAAAGCTGCTTACCTCGCCCGGGAAGAAATCCgactgaaaaagaaagatag gcagaggagtGACAAAGCAACGCGTCTAAACGGCATTG GTGAGAAGCTGTTGTGGTTTCAGGAACAGTTGGATCCAGAAAAGAAAACTTACTCCAGAAAAGAAGCCTGTGACCTTGTTGAAAG ataccTCCAAAGGTTTGATTCGGAACTCGAGCAGATTGAACTGATGAACGGGATCAAAGGTCGGCAGGGTCGTCTCCACGGCGCCAGAGAGGCTGTCATCAAGCAGACCATCGAGCGAGAGCGAGCGCTGTATGAGGGCATCGGGTTCG AGATTCCAGACATCATCAATGGAAAGCATCTGAAAACATTCAG CGAGTGGACTGGTGATCTGAAGAAACTTCCAAATTTGAAGCTACGTAAGGTGTCTAACAAAGGTCTGGAAACAAAgaatgaagaggaggatgaacgTGAAGACGCAGAAGAGGATGAAAATGCagaagatgatgaggaagatgatGCGGAAGATGATGAGCAGCTGGATGAAAAGGTGCTGCTGTCGGCGTGA
- the marchf1 gene encoding uncharacterized protein marchf1 isoform X3: protein MPTQQITVVPAKEAAGGGRSAARSKDKTERKKAPRSGSRSSNISKASNSTAGITTASRTSITTSSQDICSLSQLTPLEEDVSESRKNIKLAPASEMPVPGAAPDSSAQAQKKQVKRRHRRKRSGCAAGAAACVEANGKQEQSDRSLSSDRGEPGEKKECSAKNRRDQPPNLRCAGAPRSDSSSDDEAWRQARSWSKEKARRVRRRSGSSREREVAGVGRGGEDKVEVMELQSLGSDQGKEDRPLAEDGAGLKKRHSGGGSIKREAATPQRESPHDRDKEKSHKSGESSSVAEDGEALITKSYQERGAGGGDMAVPTPQKHCGANGGAIRQYSDDSEMEACRICHCEGDDECPLIMPCRCTGSLIFVHQTCLNQWIKSSDTRCCELCKFDFIMETKLKPLRNWEKLNMTTAERRKIFCSVLFHLIALVCMSCSVYVLAKRTAEEIRLGKSVSSGVLEWPFWTKLVVVAISLTGGLIFMYIQCKIYLQLWRRLKAFNRIITVQNCPEKELHVPQARNSSLTNGRHETVEVPASPAPTAEPQADSDTSVEATVAPAQNPV from the exons ATGCCAACGCAACAGATAACGGTGGTTCCCGCCAAGGAGGCGGCCGGCGGCGGCAGGAGCGCAGCCCGCTCCAAAGACAAGACGGAG cGGAAGAAGGCCCCCCGGTCGGGGAGTCGATCCAGCAACATTTCCAAG gCCAGCAACTCTACAGCAGGAATAACAACAGCCTCAAGAACGTCCATCACCACGTCTTCTCAGGACATATGCAG tttgAGCCAGCTGACCCCTCTAGAAGAGGATGTTTCTGAATCGCGAAAAAACATCAAGCTGGCGCCCGCCTCCGAGATGCCCGTCCCCGGCGCCGCTCCGGACTCGTCTGCTCAGGCGCAGAAGAAGCAGGTGAAGCGCCGCCACCGGCGCAAGAGGAGCGGCTGtgccgccggcgccgccgcctgCGTGGAGGCCAACGGCAAACAGGAGCAGAGCGACCGCAGCCTCAGCTCGGACCGCGGCGAGCCCGGGGAGAAGAAGGAGTGCTCCGCCAAGAACCGGAGGGATCAACCGCCTAACCTCCGCTGCGCGGGGGCGCCGCGGTCCGACTCCTCCTCTGACGACGAGGCGTGGCGCCAGGCCCGCAGCTGGAGCAAAGAGAAGGCCCGTAGAGTGCGCCGCCGCAGCGGCAGCAGCCGAGAAAGGGAGGTGGCTGGCGTGGGCAGAGGAGGGGAAGACaaggtggaggtgatggagctgCAGTCGCTGGGCTCGGACCAGGGGAAGGAGGACCGCCCTCTGGCGGAGGACGGCGCAGGCCTCAAGAAGCGCCACAGCGGCGGGGGATCCATCAAGAGGGAGGCCGCCACTCCGCAAAGGGAAAGCCCCCACGACCGGGACAAGGAGAAGAGTCACAAGTCCGGAGAAAGCTCCTCGGTGGCGGAGGACGGCGAGGCGCTCATCACCAAGAGCTACCaggaaaggggggcggggggcggggacATGGCCGTTCCCACACCGCAGAAACACTGCGGGGCGAACGGAGGCGCGATACGGCAGTACTCTGATGACTCCGAGATGGAGGCCTGCAG GATCTGCCACTGTGAGGGGGACGACGAGTGCCCGCTGATAATGCCGTGCCGTTGCACTGGGAGCCTGATTTTCGTCCACCAAACGTGTCTCAACCAGTGGATCAAATCCTCGGACACCCGCTGCTGTGAGCTCTGCAAGTTCGACTTCATCATGGAGACGAAGCTCAAACCTTTACGCAAC TGGGAGAAGCTAAACATGACGAcggcggagaggaggaagatctTCTGCTCGGTGTTGTTTCACCTGATAGCGTTGGTGTGTATGTCGTGTTCAGTCTACGTTCTGGCCAAGAGAACCGCGGAAGAGATCCGACTTGGGAAGAGCG tttcCTCAGGTGTGCTCGAGTGGCCCTTCTGGACCAAGCTGGTCGTGGTGGCCATCAGCCTCACGGGCGGCCTCATCTTCATGTACATCCAGTGCAAAATCTACCTGCAGCTGTGGCGCCGCCTCAAGGCCTTCAACCGCATCATCACTGTGCAGAACTGCCCCGAGAAAGAACTGCACGTCCCTCAGGCCCGGAACAGCAGCCTGACCAACGGCAGGCACGAGACCGTGGAGGTCCCGGCCAGTCCGGCTCCCACCGCGGAGCCGCAGGCGGACTCGGACACGTCGGTGGAGGCCACCGTGGCGCCGGCGCAAAACCCCGTCTGA
- the marchf1 gene encoding uncharacterized protein marchf1 isoform X1, translated as MPTQQITVVPAKEAAGGGRSAARSKDKTERKKAPRSGSRSSNISKASNSTAGITTASRTSITTSSQDICSLSQLTPLEEDVSESRKNIKLAPASEMPVPGAAPDSSAQAQKKQVKRRHRRKRSGCAAGAAACVEANGKQEQSDRSLSSDRGEPGEKKECSAKNRRDQPPNLRCAGAPRSDSSSDDEAWRQARSWSKEKARRVRRRSGSSREREVAGVGRGGEDKVEVMELQSLGSDQGKEDRPLAEDGAGLKKRHSGGGSIKREAATPQRESPHDRDKEKSHKSGESSSVAEDGEALITKSYQERGAGGGDMAVPTPQKHCGANGGAIRQYSDDSEMEACRICHCEGDDECPLIMPCRCTGSLIFVHQTCLNQWIKSSDTRCCELCKFDFIMETKLKPLRNWEKLNMTTAERRKIFCSVLFHLIALVCMSCSVYVLAKRTAEEIRLGKSDEFRRVPLLKYYTHEVSSGVLEWPFWTKLVVVAISLTGGLIFMYIQCKIYLQLWRRLKAFNRIITVQNCPEKELHVPQARNSSLTNGRHETVEVPASPAPTAEPQADSDTSVEATVAPAQNPV; from the exons ATGCCAACGCAACAGATAACGGTGGTTCCCGCCAAGGAGGCGGCCGGCGGCGGCAGGAGCGCAGCCCGCTCCAAAGACAAGACGGAG cGGAAGAAGGCCCCCCGGTCGGGGAGTCGATCCAGCAACATTTCCAAG gCCAGCAACTCTACAGCAGGAATAACAACAGCCTCAAGAACGTCCATCACCACGTCTTCTCAGGACATATGCAG tttgAGCCAGCTGACCCCTCTAGAAGAGGATGTTTCTGAATCGCGAAAAAACATCAAGCTGGCGCCCGCCTCCGAGATGCCCGTCCCCGGCGCCGCTCCGGACTCGTCTGCTCAGGCGCAGAAGAAGCAGGTGAAGCGCCGCCACCGGCGCAAGAGGAGCGGCTGtgccgccggcgccgccgcctgCGTGGAGGCCAACGGCAAACAGGAGCAGAGCGACCGCAGCCTCAGCTCGGACCGCGGCGAGCCCGGGGAGAAGAAGGAGTGCTCCGCCAAGAACCGGAGGGATCAACCGCCTAACCTCCGCTGCGCGGGGGCGCCGCGGTCCGACTCCTCCTCTGACGACGAGGCGTGGCGCCAGGCCCGCAGCTGGAGCAAAGAGAAGGCCCGTAGAGTGCGCCGCCGCAGCGGCAGCAGCCGAGAAAGGGAGGTGGCTGGCGTGGGCAGAGGAGGGGAAGACaaggtggaggtgatggagctgCAGTCGCTGGGCTCGGACCAGGGGAAGGAGGACCGCCCTCTGGCGGAGGACGGCGCAGGCCTCAAGAAGCGCCACAGCGGCGGGGGATCCATCAAGAGGGAGGCCGCCACTCCGCAAAGGGAAAGCCCCCACGACCGGGACAAGGAGAAGAGTCACAAGTCCGGAGAAAGCTCCTCGGTGGCGGAGGACGGCGAGGCGCTCATCACCAAGAGCTACCaggaaaggggggcggggggcggggacATGGCCGTTCCCACACCGCAGAAACACTGCGGGGCGAACGGAGGCGCGATACGGCAGTACTCTGATGACTCCGAGATGGAGGCCTGCAG GATCTGCCACTGTGAGGGGGACGACGAGTGCCCGCTGATAATGCCGTGCCGTTGCACTGGGAGCCTGATTTTCGTCCACCAAACGTGTCTCAACCAGTGGATCAAATCCTCGGACACCCGCTGCTGTGAGCTCTGCAAGTTCGACTTCATCATGGAGACGAAGCTCAAACCTTTACGCAAC TGGGAGAAGCTAAACATGACGAcggcggagaggaggaagatctTCTGCTCGGTGTTGTTTCACCTGATAGCGTTGGTGTGTATGTCGTGTTCAGTCTACGTTCTGGCCAAGAGAACCGCGGAAGAGATCCGACTTGGGAAGAGCG ACGAGTTTCGGAGAGTTCCTCTACTGAAATACTATACGCATGAGG tttcCTCAGGTGTGCTCGAGTGGCCCTTCTGGACCAAGCTGGTCGTGGTGGCCATCAGCCTCACGGGCGGCCTCATCTTCATGTACATCCAGTGCAAAATCTACCTGCAGCTGTGGCGCCGCCTCAAGGCCTTCAACCGCATCATCACTGTGCAGAACTGCCCCGAGAAAGAACTGCACGTCCCTCAGGCCCGGAACAGCAGCCTGACCAACGGCAGGCACGAGACCGTGGAGGTCCCGGCCAGTCCGGCTCCCACCGCGGAGCCGCAGGCGGACTCGGACACGTCGGTGGAGGCCACCGTGGCGCCGGCGCAAAACCCCGTCTGA
- the marchf1 gene encoding uncharacterized protein marchf1 isoform X4 has product MPTQQITVVPAKEAAGGGRSAARSKDKTERKKAPRSGSRSSNISKASNSTAGITTASRTSITTSSQDICSLSQLTPLEEDVSESRKNIKLAPASEMPVPGAAPDSSAQAQKKQVKRRHRRKRSGCAAGAAACVEANGKQEQSDRSLSSDRGEPGEKKECSAKNRRDQPPNLRCAGAPRSDSSSDDEAWRQARSWSKEKARRVRRRSGSSREREVAGVGRGGEDKVEVMELQSLGSDQGKEDRPLAEDGAGLKKRHSGGGSIKREAATPQRESPHDRDKEKSHKSGESSSVAEDGEALITKSYQERGAGGGDMAVPTPQKHCGANGGAIRQYSDDSEMEACRICHCEGDDECPLIMPCRCTGSLIFVHQTCLNQWIKSSDTRCCELCKFDFIMETKLKPLRNWEKLNMTTAERRKIFCSVLFHLIALVCMSCSVYVLAKRTAEEIRLGKSGVLEWPFWTKLVVVAISLTGGLIFMYIQCKIYLQLWRRLKAFNRIITVQNCPEKELHVPQARNSSLTNGRHETVEVPASPAPTAEPQADSDTSVEATVAPAQNPV; this is encoded by the exons ATGCCAACGCAACAGATAACGGTGGTTCCCGCCAAGGAGGCGGCCGGCGGCGGCAGGAGCGCAGCCCGCTCCAAAGACAAGACGGAG cGGAAGAAGGCCCCCCGGTCGGGGAGTCGATCCAGCAACATTTCCAAG gCCAGCAACTCTACAGCAGGAATAACAACAGCCTCAAGAACGTCCATCACCACGTCTTCTCAGGACATATGCAG tttgAGCCAGCTGACCCCTCTAGAAGAGGATGTTTCTGAATCGCGAAAAAACATCAAGCTGGCGCCCGCCTCCGAGATGCCCGTCCCCGGCGCCGCTCCGGACTCGTCTGCTCAGGCGCAGAAGAAGCAGGTGAAGCGCCGCCACCGGCGCAAGAGGAGCGGCTGtgccgccggcgccgccgcctgCGTGGAGGCCAACGGCAAACAGGAGCAGAGCGACCGCAGCCTCAGCTCGGACCGCGGCGAGCCCGGGGAGAAGAAGGAGTGCTCCGCCAAGAACCGGAGGGATCAACCGCCTAACCTCCGCTGCGCGGGGGCGCCGCGGTCCGACTCCTCCTCTGACGACGAGGCGTGGCGCCAGGCCCGCAGCTGGAGCAAAGAGAAGGCCCGTAGAGTGCGCCGCCGCAGCGGCAGCAGCCGAGAAAGGGAGGTGGCTGGCGTGGGCAGAGGAGGGGAAGACaaggtggaggtgatggagctgCAGTCGCTGGGCTCGGACCAGGGGAAGGAGGACCGCCCTCTGGCGGAGGACGGCGCAGGCCTCAAGAAGCGCCACAGCGGCGGGGGATCCATCAAGAGGGAGGCCGCCACTCCGCAAAGGGAAAGCCCCCACGACCGGGACAAGGAGAAGAGTCACAAGTCCGGAGAAAGCTCCTCGGTGGCGGAGGACGGCGAGGCGCTCATCACCAAGAGCTACCaggaaaggggggcggggggcggggacATGGCCGTTCCCACACCGCAGAAACACTGCGGGGCGAACGGAGGCGCGATACGGCAGTACTCTGATGACTCCGAGATGGAGGCCTGCAG GATCTGCCACTGTGAGGGGGACGACGAGTGCCCGCTGATAATGCCGTGCCGTTGCACTGGGAGCCTGATTTTCGTCCACCAAACGTGTCTCAACCAGTGGATCAAATCCTCGGACACCCGCTGCTGTGAGCTCTGCAAGTTCGACTTCATCATGGAGACGAAGCTCAAACCTTTACGCAAC TGGGAGAAGCTAAACATGACGAcggcggagaggaggaagatctTCTGCTCGGTGTTGTTTCACCTGATAGCGTTGGTGTGTATGTCGTGTTCAGTCTACGTTCTGGCCAAGAGAACCGCGGAAGAGATCCGACTTGGGAAGAGCG GTGTGCTCGAGTGGCCCTTCTGGACCAAGCTGGTCGTGGTGGCCATCAGCCTCACGGGCGGCCTCATCTTCATGTACATCCAGTGCAAAATCTACCTGCAGCTGTGGCGCCGCCTCAAGGCCTTCAACCGCATCATCACTGTGCAGAACTGCCCCGAGAAAGAACTGCACGTCCCTCAGGCCCGGAACAGCAGCCTGACCAACGGCAGGCACGAGACCGTGGAGGTCCCGGCCAGTCCGGCTCCCACCGCGGAGCCGCAGGCGGACTCGGACACGTCGGTGGAGGCCACCGTGGCGCCGGCGCAAAACCCCGTCTGA
- the marchf1 gene encoding uncharacterized protein marchf1 isoform X2 encodes MPTQQITVVPAKEAAGGGRSAARSKDKTERKKAPRSGSRSSNISKASNSTAGITTASRTSITTSSQDICSLSQLTPLEEDVSESRKNIKLAPASEMPVPGAAPDSSAQAQKKQVKRRHRRKRSGCAAGAAACVEANGKQEQSDRSLSSDRGEPGEKKECSAKNRRDQPPNLRCAGAPRSDSSSDDEAWRQARSWSKEKARRVRRRSGSSREREVAGVGRGGEDKVEVMELQSLGSDQGKEDRPLAEDGAGLKKRHSGGGSIKREAATPQRESPHDRDKEKSHKSGESSSVAEDGEALITKSYQERGAGGGDMAVPTPQKHCGANGGAIRQYSDDSEMEACRICHCEGDDECPLIMPCRCTGSLIFVHQTCLNQWIKSSDTRCCELCKFDFIMETKLKPLRNWEKLNMTTAERRKIFCSVLFHLIALVCMSCSVYVLAKRTAEEIRLGKSDEFRRVPLLKYYTHEGVLEWPFWTKLVVVAISLTGGLIFMYIQCKIYLQLWRRLKAFNRIITVQNCPEKELHVPQARNSSLTNGRHETVEVPASPAPTAEPQADSDTSVEATVAPAQNPV; translated from the exons ATGCCAACGCAACAGATAACGGTGGTTCCCGCCAAGGAGGCGGCCGGCGGCGGCAGGAGCGCAGCCCGCTCCAAAGACAAGACGGAG cGGAAGAAGGCCCCCCGGTCGGGGAGTCGATCCAGCAACATTTCCAAG gCCAGCAACTCTACAGCAGGAATAACAACAGCCTCAAGAACGTCCATCACCACGTCTTCTCAGGACATATGCAG tttgAGCCAGCTGACCCCTCTAGAAGAGGATGTTTCTGAATCGCGAAAAAACATCAAGCTGGCGCCCGCCTCCGAGATGCCCGTCCCCGGCGCCGCTCCGGACTCGTCTGCTCAGGCGCAGAAGAAGCAGGTGAAGCGCCGCCACCGGCGCAAGAGGAGCGGCTGtgccgccggcgccgccgcctgCGTGGAGGCCAACGGCAAACAGGAGCAGAGCGACCGCAGCCTCAGCTCGGACCGCGGCGAGCCCGGGGAGAAGAAGGAGTGCTCCGCCAAGAACCGGAGGGATCAACCGCCTAACCTCCGCTGCGCGGGGGCGCCGCGGTCCGACTCCTCCTCTGACGACGAGGCGTGGCGCCAGGCCCGCAGCTGGAGCAAAGAGAAGGCCCGTAGAGTGCGCCGCCGCAGCGGCAGCAGCCGAGAAAGGGAGGTGGCTGGCGTGGGCAGAGGAGGGGAAGACaaggtggaggtgatggagctgCAGTCGCTGGGCTCGGACCAGGGGAAGGAGGACCGCCCTCTGGCGGAGGACGGCGCAGGCCTCAAGAAGCGCCACAGCGGCGGGGGATCCATCAAGAGGGAGGCCGCCACTCCGCAAAGGGAAAGCCCCCACGACCGGGACAAGGAGAAGAGTCACAAGTCCGGAGAAAGCTCCTCGGTGGCGGAGGACGGCGAGGCGCTCATCACCAAGAGCTACCaggaaaggggggcggggggcggggacATGGCCGTTCCCACACCGCAGAAACACTGCGGGGCGAACGGAGGCGCGATACGGCAGTACTCTGATGACTCCGAGATGGAGGCCTGCAG GATCTGCCACTGTGAGGGGGACGACGAGTGCCCGCTGATAATGCCGTGCCGTTGCACTGGGAGCCTGATTTTCGTCCACCAAACGTGTCTCAACCAGTGGATCAAATCCTCGGACACCCGCTGCTGTGAGCTCTGCAAGTTCGACTTCATCATGGAGACGAAGCTCAAACCTTTACGCAAC TGGGAGAAGCTAAACATGACGAcggcggagaggaggaagatctTCTGCTCGGTGTTGTTTCACCTGATAGCGTTGGTGTGTATGTCGTGTTCAGTCTACGTTCTGGCCAAGAGAACCGCGGAAGAGATCCGACTTGGGAAGAGCG ACGAGTTTCGGAGAGTTCCTCTACTGAAATACTATACGCATGAGG GTGTGCTCGAGTGGCCCTTCTGGACCAAGCTGGTCGTGGTGGCCATCAGCCTCACGGGCGGCCTCATCTTCATGTACATCCAGTGCAAAATCTACCTGCAGCTGTGGCGCCGCCTCAAGGCCTTCAACCGCATCATCACTGTGCAGAACTGCCCCGAGAAAGAACTGCACGTCCCTCAGGCCCGGAACAGCAGCCTGACCAACGGCAGGCACGAGACCGTGGAGGTCCCGGCCAGTCCGGCTCCCACCGCGGAGCCGCAGGCGGACTCGGACACGTCGGTGGAGGCCACCGTGGCGCCGGCGCAAAACCCCGTCTGA